From the Cryptomeria japonica chromosome 2, Sugi_1.0, whole genome shotgun sequence genome, one window contains:
- the LOC131073240 gene encoding rust resistance kinase Lr10 isoform X1, whose protein sequence is MEAFDLILPLLQPKALRFPCFVFLTAILFAWLASQCNGRTPSEACEVFGCGNYSFDYPFGRKASGCGDPKLQLECDNVTKMPLIKVGVYEYYILKPLNYSHLGPYSYPDMTILYKQLQQNVCALSEGIYDQFWNSSSFHIGKGYGNITLGTECNISYSKSGYLQCNEHQYYNLSLPELKKGCESEFKLPVKEIDLGKPLPQIIGEGVNISWNTNEYCKDCALHHKHCAHLDTSSFCYCPSTSYSQKCFSSGNSKATAIVGAAIGSGVLIAAVILFVVFRRKRPLASTEPELRTDMESSHTKVEQFLDDYAREMPRRYSYSQLKKITNNFADKLGEGGFGVVYKGKFPAGDLVAVKILDHSRHSEAQFMNEVSTIGRIHHVNLVRLMGFCFDGFRSALVYEYMVNGSLENFIFPGKRSEGILNEEQLYSIALGAAGGISYLHQDCEQRIIHFDIKPQNILLDKDFTPKIADFGLAKLCGREDDHISMTTARGTPGYVAPEVWNTNLGPVTDKSDVYSFGMLLLEIAMGRKNLDLQASRSSQLYLPEWAIKLMENGQLERRLRGSGEAEIECKEKNKKMRMVKVGIWCIQYNSTDRPSMKKVIQMLEGNDDIRLLCCAEMAAIYLERGVMLKAFPLIEDSA, encoded by the exons ATGGAAGCATTTGACCTGATTCTGCCTCTTCTCCAACCCAAGGCTCTGCGTTTCCCTTGCTTCGTCTTCCTTACTGCAATATTATTTGCATGGTTGGCCTCTCAATGTAATGGAAGAACCCCTTCGGAAGCGTGTGAAGTCTTCGGATGCGGGAATTACAGTTTTGATTATCCGTTTGGAAGAAAGGCCAGCGGCTGCGGTGACCCCAAGCTTCAGCTGGAGTGTGATAATGTGACGAAGATGCCTCTAATTAAGGTCGGGGTTTACGAATACTACATACTGAAACCCCTAAATTACTCCCACCTGGGACCATATTCTTACCCTGACATGACTATATTATACAAGCAATTACAGCAGAATGTGTGCGCTCTATCAGAGGGTATTTATGATCAATTCTGGAATAGCTCCAGCTTTCATATTGGAAAGGGTTACGGAAATATAACCCTAGGGACAGAGTGCAATATCTCGTATTCAAAGTCAGGCTATTTACAGTGTAATGAGCATCAGTACTATAATTTGAGTCTTCCAGAGTTGAAGAAAGGTTGTGAATCGGAGTTTAAGCTGCCTGTGAAAGAAATTGACTTGGGAAAACCTCTGCCTCAGATTATAGGTGAAGGGGTCAATATATCATGGAATACAAACGAATATTGTAAGGATTGTGCATTACATCACAAACATTGTGCTCATCTTGACACCTCGTCTTTCTGCTACTGCCCTTCTACTTCATATTCACAAAAATGCTTCTCCAGTG GTAATTCCAAGGCTACCGCCATTGTAG GTGCGGCCATTGGAAGCGGTGTATTAATCGCAGCTGTAATATTGTTTGTGGTTTTCCGTCGAAAGAGGCCGCTGGCCTCCACGGAGCCCGAGCTTCGCACGGACATGGAATCTTCCCATACGAAAGTAGAGCAATTCCTTGATGATTATGCTCGCGAAATGCCCAGAAGATATTCCTATTCTCAATTGAAGAAGATCACCAACAACTTTGCAGATAAATTGGGGGAAGGAGGTTTTGGTGTGGTTTATAAAGGGAAATTCCCCGCAGGTGATTTGGTGGCTGTCAAAATTCTTGATCACTCAAGACATAGTGAAGCTCAGTTTATGAACGAAGTTTCAACCATTGGAAGGATCCACCATGTCAATCTGGTCCGCTTGATGGGGTTTTGTTTTGATGGATTTAGAAGCGCGCTTGTATATGAGTACATGGTGAATGGATCTCTGGAGAACTTCATATTTCCAGGAAAGAGAAGCGAAGGAATTCTAAACGAGGAACAGCTTTATTCAATCGCTTTGGGCGCGGCTGGCGGAATCTCATATCTACACCAAGATTGTGAACAACGCATAATTCATTTTGACATCAAACCCCAAAATATATTACTGGACAAGGATTTCACACCCAAAATAGCTGATTTTGGTCTAGCAAAATTGTGTGGTAGGGAAGATGATCACATATCAATGACAACAGCTAGAGGAACGCCAGGGTATGTTGCACCAGAGGTGTGGAATACAAATTTGGGGCCTGTGACGGATAAATCAGATGTTTACAGCTTTGGGATGCTTTTATTGGAAATTGCTATGGGAAGAAAGAACTTAGATTTGCAGGCGAGCCGATCCAGTCAACTGTACCTTCCAGAGTGGGCGATCAAGCTGATGGAGAATGGGCAGTTGGAGAGGAGGTTGAGAGGAAGTGGTgaagcagaaatagaatgcaaagaGAAGAATAAAAAAATGAGAATGGTCAAAGTAGGAATATGGTGCATTCAGTACAATTCAACAGATCGACCAAGTATGAAGAAAGTGATTCAAATGTTAGAAGGAAATGATGATATT CGTCTGCTGTGTTGTGCAGAAATGGCAGCCATATATTTAGAGAGAGGTGTTATGTTGAAGGCTTTTCCTTTAATAGAGGACAGCGCATGA
- the LOC131073240 gene encoding rust resistance kinase Lr10 isoform X2 — translation MEAFDLILPLLQPKALRFPCFVFLTAILFAWLASQCNGRTPSEACEVFGCGNYSFDYPFGRKASGCGDPKLQLECDNVTKMPLIKVGVYEYYILKPLNYSHLGPYSYPDMTILYKQLQQNVCALSEGIYDQFWNSSSFHIGKGYGNITLGTECNISYSKSGYLQCNEHQYYNLSLPELKKGCESEFKLPVKEIDLGKPLPQIIGEGVNISWNTNEYCKDCALHHKHCAHLDTSSFCYCPSTSYSQKCFSSGNSKATAIVGAAIGSGVLIAAVILFVVFRRKRPLASTEPELRTDMESSHTKVEQFLDDYAREMPRRYSYSQLKKITNNFADKLGEGGFGVVYKGKFPAGDLVAVKILDHSRHSEAQFMNEVSTIGRIHHVNLVRLMGFCFDGFRSALVYEYMVNGSLENFIFPGKRSEGILNEEQLYSIALGAAGGISYLHQDCEQRIIHFDIKPQNILLDKDFTPKIADFGLAKLCGREDDHISMTTARGTPGYVAPEVWNTNLGPVTDKSDVYSFGMLLLEIAMGRKNLDLQASRSSQLYLPEWAIKLMENGQLERRLRGSGEAEIECKEKNKKMRMVKVGIWCIQYNSTDRPSMKKVIQMLEGNDDIKWQPYI, via the exons ATGGAAGCATTTGACCTGATTCTGCCTCTTCTCCAACCCAAGGCTCTGCGTTTCCCTTGCTTCGTCTTCCTTACTGCAATATTATTTGCATGGTTGGCCTCTCAATGTAATGGAAGAACCCCTTCGGAAGCGTGTGAAGTCTTCGGATGCGGGAATTACAGTTTTGATTATCCGTTTGGAAGAAAGGCCAGCGGCTGCGGTGACCCCAAGCTTCAGCTGGAGTGTGATAATGTGACGAAGATGCCTCTAATTAAGGTCGGGGTTTACGAATACTACATACTGAAACCCCTAAATTACTCCCACCTGGGACCATATTCTTACCCTGACATGACTATATTATACAAGCAATTACAGCAGAATGTGTGCGCTCTATCAGAGGGTATTTATGATCAATTCTGGAATAGCTCCAGCTTTCATATTGGAAAGGGTTACGGAAATATAACCCTAGGGACAGAGTGCAATATCTCGTATTCAAAGTCAGGCTATTTACAGTGTAATGAGCATCAGTACTATAATTTGAGTCTTCCAGAGTTGAAGAAAGGTTGTGAATCGGAGTTTAAGCTGCCTGTGAAAGAAATTGACTTGGGAAAACCTCTGCCTCAGATTATAGGTGAAGGGGTCAATATATCATGGAATACAAACGAATATTGTAAGGATTGTGCATTACATCACAAACATTGTGCTCATCTTGACACCTCGTCTTTCTGCTACTGCCCTTCTACTTCATATTCACAAAAATGCTTCTCCAGTG GTAATTCCAAGGCTACCGCCATTGTAG GTGCGGCCATTGGAAGCGGTGTATTAATCGCAGCTGTAATATTGTTTGTGGTTTTCCGTCGAAAGAGGCCGCTGGCCTCCACGGAGCCCGAGCTTCGCACGGACATGGAATCTTCCCATACGAAAGTAGAGCAATTCCTTGATGATTATGCTCGCGAAATGCCCAGAAGATATTCCTATTCTCAATTGAAGAAGATCACCAACAACTTTGCAGATAAATTGGGGGAAGGAGGTTTTGGTGTGGTTTATAAAGGGAAATTCCCCGCAGGTGATTTGGTGGCTGTCAAAATTCTTGATCACTCAAGACATAGTGAAGCTCAGTTTATGAACGAAGTTTCAACCATTGGAAGGATCCACCATGTCAATCTGGTCCGCTTGATGGGGTTTTGTTTTGATGGATTTAGAAGCGCGCTTGTATATGAGTACATGGTGAATGGATCTCTGGAGAACTTCATATTTCCAGGAAAGAGAAGCGAAGGAATTCTAAACGAGGAACAGCTTTATTCAATCGCTTTGGGCGCGGCTGGCGGAATCTCATATCTACACCAAGATTGTGAACAACGCATAATTCATTTTGACATCAAACCCCAAAATATATTACTGGACAAGGATTTCACACCCAAAATAGCTGATTTTGGTCTAGCAAAATTGTGTGGTAGGGAAGATGATCACATATCAATGACAACAGCTAGAGGAACGCCAGGGTATGTTGCACCAGAGGTGTGGAATACAAATTTGGGGCCTGTGACGGATAAATCAGATGTTTACAGCTTTGGGATGCTTTTATTGGAAATTGCTATGGGAAGAAAGAACTTAGATTTGCAGGCGAGCCGATCCAGTCAACTGTACCTTCCAGAGTGGGCGATCAAGCTGATGGAGAATGGGCAGTTGGAGAGGAGGTTGAGAGGAAGTGGTgaagcagaaatagaatgcaaagaGAAGAATAAAAAAATGAGAATGGTCAAAGTAGGAATATGGTGCATTCAGTACAATTCAACAGATCGACCAAGTATGAAGAAAGTGATTCAAATGTTAGAAGGAAATGATGATATT AAATGGCAGCCATATATTTAG